GCCCATTGATCCTCTTCAAACACCGCTGTTTGTTCGCAAAGCGGCGAATAAAAGTCTGGTGGCAAACGGAGATTTTCTACAATACGGCATCGACATTGAAAACACCACCAGCCTTGTTTCGGTTCCCTCCGTAGAACTCGTCGATCTATTGCCGCATGGATTCCGCTATCAGAGCGGTTCCACCAAAATAAATAACATCGCTGCTGCCGATCCTCTCATTCTTCCGGATGGACGGACACTCAAATTCATGCTCGGCGATCTGGCCCCGGGTACACGGGCAAATCTCAGTTATGTGGTTGAGGTGGCGGTTGCACCGCTTGGAAAATCCACGAACCAGGCCACCGCCCAGAGCAATGGCGTCAGCCGTTCAAATCTCGCCGAGGCGGCAGTGGACGTGCGTGAAGATCTGATGCGCAGCCGCAGCATACTCATGGGGCGCGTCATCGTTACCGAGCCGGGCGTCACTGTCACGGATGATGTAAAAAATAACAACGGCCTCGCTGGTGTGCGCATCTATCTGGAAGATGGCAGCTTTGCCGTCTCCGACAAACGCGGCATGTTCCATTTTGAAGGCATCAGGCCGGGCACGCATGTCGTGCAGCTGGATCTCGACACCGTTCCAGAAAAATACGAAGTCATTCCGTTTGAGGAGAACACCCGCTCTGCCGGGCGTGCCTGGTCAAAGTTTATTGATGTGCAAGGAGGAACGATGTGGCGTGTCGACTTTCATGTCGCCCTTAAACCGCGCCAAGAAGGCAATGTCACCCTCAAGATGGACAGCACGCCGCATGAAGGCGAGCACATCCAGAGTTATAAATTAGAGGTAACTACTCACCCCCGATTAAGTTGACCTCACCCGCGAGAGCCATTTGAATCGCAATAAGAGGATTATGTCCCTTGTTGGCCATAGTTTGCAGATAGCTTGATATTCGGCAATAAGCCTGAGCATAAATCTCTGAGCGGAAACAGCCTGAGACCTTTTGCTTCACCTTGGACATTCTCAAATCACGCTCGGCCCGATTATTGGTGAAGGAGACATGCGGGTTTTTGGCGAACAGCAGGACGGATGCCTCATGTTTTTGCAATCGCTCCAGCAGATTGTGCGCATCTGACTTGGCGAGTTTGCCGCGTTTGCCGCTGGGCTTTTGGGGAATAGGTGGAAGCTCTTTTTCGCCACGGGTGAGAATCGTGCGGTAGCGCTTTTGCAACCGCGCCAGCGCTTCATCGGTCAATCTCTTTTCCGTGCTTCTGGAGACGGTGGCGCAGCTCTCCTGTAAAAGGCGTTTCATGTGGCGCGCCCAGGCGTAGTCATTGGCGTCAACAATGAACGTCAATTCGCGCAGCAGATGCGAGCCGCACAGGCCGTGAGAGCAGTGATCATAGGACAAGTAGGATGACCAACAGTCATGGATAATGGCGCCACCGTAGCGCGGAATAATATCAATCGACGAAATCGCTGCCGTGCCCCGTTTTCGATGTAAAAACTTGAGGGTGATCTCCCCTGCGGAGTACACGTGTATCCAGTGGTTTTGCTTATCCACCCGCAAGGAGGTCTCATCCACATGCATAGAGGGTGCTTTCAGCAGCTGTGCGGTGGCGTGCTGCTCCCACCGCTCCAAGGCACGATGAAGCCGCAGCACAAAAGCCAGAAGAGTGGCTTCAGAGATCACAACACCGATCATGGAGGTCAGCAGCGTTTGCGCGCGATTGATCGCGACCATCTGAGACACCAGTAAATTGATGACAAAGGCCTTTAAGCCATCGCCGTATTGCAACGGGCCGTGCATATCCGCCGGGAACTTCCCTTTGACCGTCGCATCGCAGACCGGGCACTGCTTGACCTCGGCATCCACATGCTCAACGACTTTCTCAAAAACAATATCGATCTTCGTCCGTCTTTCATGGTGACTACAGGGCGTATTATCCAGATCTTCGCCACATACATCGCAGAGGCGGACTCTAGAAAGAGTCACACTCTCTTTGACGCGCGTGTTTTTCAGCAGGGCGCCGTTTTCGTTTTTCCCCTTACCCTGGCTCCCCGGATGACTCAACGAGGAGTCGTCCTTTTCCGTTTGGGAGGAGGGCTTGCTGGAGTTGCGGCTGTCTTTCTTGGTTATTCTTTCCAGAAAAATGGAGAGCATCAGCTCCATCATCATGAACATGCTATTCATAAGCACCTGAGTTTCGCGAGGCACTTTACCGTCGCAACTGAGCTGCTCAAAATCCGCTTTCAACCGGCTGACTTCGTTTCTGACCGAGGTTTTGTCTAGGCTTGCCATTAATAAGGGGGGCTATACGTTTGGAATAGCCAAAGGATAACATGGCATTTTTCGACCCCCTGATAACGGTCAGATCAGGCTGAAATGGTTTTTTCGACTTGAAATGGCAAGGCGGCTCATTGAAGAGATCAAAGCCCCTGCCAGCGGCAATAGAGAATAGATTTTACACCGAGATAAGGAAGTGGTTTTTTCGATAGAAAAAACCTGTCAAGAGATTTTTAAGTTATTTTTCGTGTGAAGGGAGTGAGTAGTTACAATTAGAGTTTAAAAACAATGCGGTACCGCTGCGCAATGCACGTTTGATGATTATGCTGCCGGAGGGTGCGACTTATGTGGATGGAAGCAGCTCACTGGATAACCGCTCCTTGCCTGACCCGGAAATAATCAATGGCGCGCTGACCTATGCCCTGGATAACATTCCAGTGGACTGGCAGGCAACGATAGCCTTCAAGGCCGTGCTTGGCACCAGCACTGGCAACGCCGACACGCTGACCAGCAAGGCTATGCTTATTTTCGATACGCCAACCAAAAACAATCAGCGCACACCCATAGCGGAAAACACTATTCTAAAAAAAGTATCGGAAACATCGCGCAGTGCCAATGAGTTCACTTTGCAACCGACATTTTCTCCACTTGATGTCTCGTTGCACGAAACAGACAAGGGCCTGTTAAACGCGCTGGTAGAACAAATAAAATCACTGGAAAACATCCGTGTCACCGTAACCGGGCATACCGACAATTCACAGGTTCTCCAACGCAGCCGCGACAGATTTTCAGACAACCACGCCTTGTCGATAGGCCGCGCCACCAGCGTGGCACGTTATTTGATGAAAATTCTGCATCTTACTCCCGAACAGATCACCACCATCGGCAAGGGGAAGGATGAGCCGGTAGCGAGCAATAAAACGGGTCGGGGGCGCGCCTTGAACCGGCGCGTGGAGATTCGCGTCACAGCCGACAAGGTGATACGCAATACCGTATTTCAACCATCAGAAATCGCCGGGGAGGCACAAGCCATCAAGACAGAAGGATTGCTTCCTGGAGAAACATGGCAGCAACCCCAAACCAGTCCACCCAGCGAGAGTACTGTAAAACCCAGCTATGACGCTTCCTGGCTTGAAACTGCGCCGCCAGGAGTGGAATGGCTGGCGCCGGATGTTGGTGATTTGCCGTCCATCCCCAGCCTCAACATCACCCTAAAACATGCGCCCGACGACAAAGTAACCTTGCTGAAAGACGGCATCGCAGTAAGCAACCTTAACTTCGACCGGACGATAAAAAGCACTGCCGGAACAACAGCGATCAGTTACTGGCGCGGCATCCCCTTGACAGAGGGAGACAACCGCTTCGAGTTTGTCGCAGTCAACGCCCTCGGCGAAGAAATCGCACGTATAACGCGGAGCATCCATTACTCCAGCCCGCCGGTGCGTGCCGAGTTAATCAAAGACAAATCTTCCTTGCTCGCCGATGGCCTGACCACACCGGTCATTGCAGTGCGCCTTCTGGACCGTGACGGCCACCCGGCGCGCGAGGGCATCAGCGGTGAATTCATGATCAACCCGCCTTACCGTGCGGCAGTTAAATCTGGATATAAAACATCCGTCATGCCTGGCGCACCGGAAGAGCGAAATTATTACAAAGTCGGTAAAGATGGCGTTGCATTGATCAATCTCGACCCCACAACCGAAGTGGGCGAAGTCAGGTTACGCCTGCCATTTTATCAAGGTGCTGGTGAAATAAATGCACGGCTGATTCCAAAAAAGCGCGACTGGATCCTGGTGGGCTTCGCGGAGGGAACAGCGGGATTTAACGTATTAAGTGGCAATACCCAGCCGCTGCGCGGCAATGCCGCCGAGGAACATCTCTATCAGGACGGCCGTGTCGCCCTGTATGCCAAAGGGCGAATTGATAGCAAATGGCTAATGACCATGGCATATGACAGTAGCAAACAGGCGCAAGGTTCCCAACCCAACCTGTTCGGAACCATTAACCCCGGCACATACTATACGCTGTATGGCGACAACAGCACGCAGCGCTTCGATGCCGCGAGTAAGAAAAAGATTTACCTCAAAATCGAGCGCGATGAATTTTATGCCTTGTTCGGCGATTTCAACACCAACCTGACCTCGATTGAACTATCACGTTATAGCCGCAGCATCACCGGGTTAAAATCCGAGTATAACGATGAAAAATATAAGGTGACAATGTTTGCAAGCCAGTCTGGTCAGGTTTTCAAAAAAGATGAGATTCGCGGCGAAGGGACATCCGGACTGTACCGTTTATCAAGCAGAAATATAGTCATTAATTCCGAAAAAATCAGGATAGAAACCCGCGACCGCTTTCGCAGCGAAGTCATACTTTCTTCCAGGGCATTATCCCGCAACAGTCACTACACCATCAATTATGACAACGGCACGCTGTTTTTCAGGGAGCCGGTATTCAGTACCGACGAGAATCTCAATCATGTATTTATCGTCGTCGATTTTGAATCGAATGACGGGAGCACACAGGCCCAGGTATATGGAGGGCGGGCAGAAGCAAAGATCAACCCCGATCTTACGCTGGGAGTAACGCATATCAATGAAGGCAAGGCCAATGCCAATACGGGCACCGATGCGAGTCTGAGCGGCGTTGATATGAAATACCAGTTCACTCCAGAAACAGGCGCCAGACTGGAATATGCCCACTCAACTAAAGCCTCGGCAGAAGACGCCTATCTGGCACAGATAGAACACCGCTCAAAAAATATCGACGGCAAGGCCTATCTGCGTCAAGTCGACTCCGGATTTGGCCTGGGACAGATCAACAACTCGGAGAATGGCACACGCAAGATGGGGGTGGAAGGTATCTACCGCCTCTTTGACAACACCAGCTTGCGCGGCAATATTTATCGCCAAAGCAATCTGGCCACTGGCACGATGCGTGATTTTGTCGAATCGCAAGGTAACGTTACCCTCGGAGACACCAGTCTGCGCGCCGGTTTACGTTCCGTAACGGACACCTTGGGCACGGGCGAAAAGAAAAACTCTGAGCTAATCACCGCAGGCATCACACAAAAAGTGATAAAAGACACCCTCAGTGTTCGCGCGGATCGGGAACAGCCCATCGGCGCTGCCGCCAGCACCGACTTCCCGGCACGCACCCGCCTCGGCGTGGACTACAAGATATCCGCCGATACCTCGCTGTTCGCGGAACAGGAATGGGCTAATGGTGCGTTGCGCGACACGCAAAATACCCGTGTTGGCTTGAAAACCACGCCATGGACAGGGAGTGATGTTTTTACGTCCGTAACCCAATCGCAGATGGACAATACGGCGCGGACACTGGCCAATATGGGATTGCGTCAGCGCTGGAAAATCAATCCCGAGTGGAGCGCCGACGCCGGGCTGGAACGCGGTAAAACCTTGAGCGGACAGGATGTCGCACCGCTCAATACCAACGTGCCCTTTTCCAGCGGCACCGCAGCCAGCGGCGACTTTACCGCCGCCTCGGTTGGCACAAGTTGGCAACCGGAGAAGTGGTTATGGAATATGCGGCTTGAATACCGTGATTCCGCAACCGATAACCGCTGGAACATGCTCTCGTCTTTGCAAACTGAACTTGGCAGCGATCTGGGTCTGCTGGCCGGGTTACAGGTACTCGACACCAGGAGCGTGGCAGGATTGCACACCCTGAGCAGCAATCTGCGCCTTGGAGCCGCCTGGCGCC
The sequence above is drawn from the Gammaproteobacteria bacterium genome and encodes:
- a CDS encoding OmpA family protein, yielding MIMLPEGATYVDGSSSLDNRSLPDPEIINGALTYALDNIPVDWQATIAFKAVLGTSTGNADTLTSKAMLIFDTPTKNNQRTPIAENTILKKVSETSRSANEFTLQPTFSPLDVSLHETDKGLLNALVEQIKSLENIRVTVTGHTDNSQVLQRSRDRFSDNHALSIGRATSVARYLMKILHLTPEQITTIGKGKDEPVASNKTGRGRALNRRVEIRVTADKVIRNTVFQPSEIAGEAQAIKTEGLLPGETWQQPQTSPPSESTVKPSYDASWLETAPPGVEWLAPDVGDLPSIPSLNITLKHAPDDKVTLLKDGIAVSNLNFDRTIKSTAGTTAISYWRGIPLTEGDNRFEFVAVNALGEEIARITRSIHYSSPPVRAELIKDKSSLLADGLTTPVIAVRLLDRDGHPAREGISGEFMINPPYRAAVKSGYKTSVMPGAPEERNYYKVGKDGVALINLDPTTEVGEVRLRLPFYQGAGEINARLIPKKRDWILVGFAEGTAGFNVLSGNTQPLRGNAAEEHLYQDGRVALYAKGRIDSKWLMTMAYDSSKQAQGSQPNLFGTINPGTYYTLYGDNSTQRFDAASKKKIYLKIERDEFYALFGDFNTNLTSIELSRYSRSITGLKSEYNDEKYKVTMFASQSGQVFKKDEIRGEGTSGLYRLSSRNIVINSEKIRIETRDRFRSEVILSSRALSRNSHYTINYDNGTLFFREPVFSTDENLNHVFIVVDFESNDGSTQAQVYGGRAEAKINPDLTLGVTHINEGKANANTGTDASLSGVDMKYQFTPETGARLEYAHSTKASAEDAYLAQIEHRSKNIDGKAYLRQVDSGFGLGQINNSENGTRKMGVEGIYRLFDNTSLRGNIYRQSNLATGTMRDFVESQGNVTLGDTSLRAGLRSVTDTLGTGEKKNSELITAGITQKVIKDTLSVRADREQPIGAAASTDFPARTRLGVDYKISADTSLFAEQEWANGALRDTQNTRVGLKTTPWTGSDVFTSVTQSQMDNTARTLANMGLRQRWKINPEWSADAGLERGKTLSGQDVAPLNTNVPFSSGTAASGDFTAASVGTSWQPEKWLWNMRLEYRDSATDNRWNMLSSLQTELGSDLGLLAGLQVLDTRSVAGLHTLSSNLRLGAAWRPMHSKWIILDRLDFIREIKTGSPQGLGSIRIINNMNANYIIAHKFQISIQYGAKHVREKIDERDYSGYTDLTGLEGRYDLNKSWDVGVRASVLHSWNANQYDSSYGASIGHNLMENMWLSAGYNFAGFIDQDFSKNRYTSAGPFVQMRMKFDQQSIRDVVRWGNN
- a CDS encoding IS66 family transposase, with protein sequence MASLDKTSVRNEVSRLKADFEQLSCDGKVPRETQVLMNSMFMMMELMLSIFLERITKKDSRNSSKPSSQTEKDDSSLSHPGSQGKGKNENGALLKNTRVKESVTLSRVRLCDVCGEDLDNTPCSHHERRTKIDIVFEKVVEHVDAEVKQCPVCDATVKGKFPADMHGPLQYGDGLKAFVINLLVSQMVAINRAQTLLTSMIGVVISEATLLAFVLRLHRALERWEQHATAQLLKAPSMHVDETSLRVDKQNHWIHVYSAGEITLKFLHRKRGTAAISSIDIIPRYGGAIIHDCWSSYLSYDHCSHGLCGSHLLRELTFIVDANDYAWARHMKRLLQESCATVSRSTEKRLTDEALARLQKRYRTILTRGEKELPPIPQKPSGKRGKLAKSDAHNLLERLQKHEASVLLFAKNPHVSFTNNRAERDLRMSKVKQKVSGCFRSEIYAQAYCRISSYLQTMANKGHNPLIAIQMALAGEVNLIGGE